From Sebaldella sp. S0638, the proteins below share one genomic window:
- a CDS encoding BglG family transcription antiterminator: MYINNRLLKVAEFLKNKDETTIKEIAETLKISEKAVRYEIDKLNFILAVNKFPEIKKESKGRLISTEFSEAYDENVFLELINKNTKNDRKEYIKLRILLDEKINFSRMSDELDVSRTTIKNDVSEIENEIKKDGIKLKRSYYDNEETDIRNYILKNYKENVNKFFYMEETESGLIDTLVYNELSGVNMDMIREFLTRISEEIENRDNNFYEYIFSYLIVAYMRIRRGHFIENIKNKSFLKNTKEYSLVSEQIRTLEKSFKITYGENEILQLVDYILGFISYGYNTSIFENWIEIKLLVQEIIGEVNNYTDIDITSDEELFNGLLNHIKPVIYRMKNSLGIEKEIYYEAIRAYPELFEIVKNALKRLENLMGKKIDNSEIALFTIHFLASIERNRNYRNKYRNILLVCGGGYGTSMLVAKRLAENYDINITATLSYMELLDYNLEDIDLIISTLTLNEHLTGKINIPIVKITAFFTMEDQEKLSPYLVKKNSYKEKMNKVLELIEETDIVKNNRELENKLRLIIDEEGTVLIKKEKRLADFILEDRVQIIDSVESWQKSIEICGEPLIRKNEIKKEYIDEIVNIAELFGVHFILENNVAIPHGEVFTNVNKSCISVLSIRNAVTFPGDRKVFLMFLIGAANITEHVKSIEEIINLTQQKDLLEKIKKIDDSAELYKFFKSLNN; encoded by the coding sequence ATGTATATAAATAATCGATTATTAAAAGTAGCAGAATTTTTGAAAAATAAAGATGAAACAACAATAAAAGAAATTGCCGAAACCTTAAAGATATCCGAAAAGGCAGTAAGATATGAAATAGATAAACTGAATTTTATACTGGCAGTAAATAAGTTTCCCGAAATAAAAAAAGAATCAAAGGGAAGGCTTATAAGCACAGAGTTTTCAGAAGCATATGACGAGAACGTATTTTTGGAACTTATAAATAAAAATACAAAAAATGACAGGAAAGAATATATAAAATTAAGAATCCTTCTTGATGAAAAAATAAATTTTTCCCGGATGTCAGATGAACTGGATGTGAGCCGGACGACTATAAAAAATGATGTATCGGAAATAGAAAATGAAATAAAAAAGGATGGCATAAAACTTAAAAGAAGTTACTATGACAATGAAGAGACTGATATAAGAAATTATATTCTGAAAAATTACAAAGAAAATGTAAACAAATTTTTTTACATGGAAGAAACAGAAAGCGGACTTATAGATACTCTGGTCTATAATGAACTTTCCGGTGTGAATATGGATATGATAAGGGAATTCCTGACCAGAATATCCGAAGAGATAGAAAACAGAGATAATAATTTTTATGAATATATATTTTCTTATCTTATTGTTGCTTATATGAGAATAAGAAGAGGACACTTTATAGAAAATATAAAAAATAAAAGTTTTCTGAAAAATACAAAGGAATACAGTCTTGTATCAGAACAGATAAGGACTCTTGAAAAAAGCTTTAAGATTACTTACGGGGAGAACGAAATTTTACAGCTTGTGGACTATATTCTGGGATTTATTTCTTATGGTTATAATACTTCAATATTTGAAAACTGGATAGAGATAAAACTCCTTGTACAGGAAATAATTGGCGAGGTAAATAATTATACAGATATAGATATTACTTCTGACGAGGAACTGTTTAACGGACTTCTGAATCACATAAAACCCGTGATTTACAGAATGAAAAACAGTCTGGGAATAGAGAAGGAAATATATTATGAAGCCATAAGGGCCTATCCGGAATTATTTGAAATTGTGAAGAATGCTTTGAAAAGATTAGAAAATCTAATGGGTAAAAAAATAGACAATTCTGAAATAGCACTTTTTACAATACACTTTCTTGCTTCAATAGAGAGAAACAGAAATTACAGGAACAAATACAGGAATATTCTTCTTGTGTGCGGCGGAGGCTATGGGACTTCCATGCTTGTAGCAAAAAGGCTTGCCGAAAATTACGATATAAACATAACTGCTACATTATCATATATGGAGCTTCTGGATTATAATCTCGAAGATATAGATTTGATAATAAGCACCCTGACATTAAATGAACATCTCACAGGAAAAATAAATATACCTATAGTAAAAATAACAGCTTTCTTTACAATGGAAGATCAGGAAAAGCTGAGTCCGTATCTGGTAAAAAAGAATTCCTATAAGGAAAAAATGAATAAAGTACTGGAATTAATAGAAGAAACAGATATTGTCAAGAATAACAGAGAACTGGAAAATAAATTAAGGCTGATAATAGACGAGGAAGGCACGGTTCTGATAAAAAAGGAAAAAAGGCTTGCAGACTTTATACTTGAGGACAGGGTGCAGATAATAGACAGTGTGGAAAGTTGGCAGAAATCCATAGAAATATGCGGTGAACCTCTTATCAGAAAAAATGAAATAAAAAAAGAATATATAGATGAAATAGTGAATATAGCAGAATTATTCGGCGTACACTTTATACTGGAAAATAATGTGGCAATACCGCACGGAGAAGTTTTCACAAATGTAAATAAATCCTGCATAAGTGTGCTGAGCATAAGAAATGCAGTTACTTTTCCCGGAGACAGAAAGGTATTCCTGATGTTTCTTATAGGAGCTGCGAACATAACGGAACACGTAAAAAGTATAGAAGAGATAATAAATCTCACACAGCAAAAAGATTTACTGGAAAAAATAAAGAAAATAGATGACTCGGCTGAATTATATAAATTTTTTAAGTCTTTAAATAATTAA